In Pseudomonadota bacterium, the following proteins share a genomic window:
- a CDS encoding AAA family ATPase: MDREEHAREDGLSTLAVANYRSLRELIAPLGGLNVVCGPNGSGKSNLYRALRLLAAAASDGPVAPLAREGGLSSVLWAGPETVGARMRRGEVPVQGQPRQHVVRLRLGFGGEDFGYAIGLGLPESTPQVVLADGSRRTSHFGRDPLIKHECIWAGPAWRPASTLLERRGPMVRVRRGREWHVVTQHMSGFDSVLTHLADPDQAPEVLTLRERMRAWRFYDHLRTDADAPARQPQVGTRTTALDDEGRHLAAALETIREIGDVAALDDAIDYAFPGAAVDVQASEAGWLSVRLNQPGLLRPLDASELSDGTLRYLLLVAALLTPRPPPLMVLNEPETSLHPDLLPALARLITTASARTQVWVVSHASRLIAALEAAPHCQTLQLERELGETAVCGQSMLDQPTWRWPEGRK; the protein is encoded by the coding sequence ATGGATAGGGAAGAGCACGCGCGAGAGGATGGCCTCAGCACCCTCGCCGTGGCCAACTATCGCTCCCTGCGTGAGTTGATCGCGCCCTTGGGCGGGCTGAACGTGGTCTGTGGCCCCAACGGCAGCGGTAAGTCCAATCTCTATCGCGCCCTGCGCCTGCTGGCCGCCGCGGCGAGCGATGGTCCCGTAGCCCCGCTCGCGCGTGAAGGTGGCCTGTCTTCCGTGCTGTGGGCCGGGCCGGAAACCGTCGGCGCCCGCATGCGCCGCGGCGAAGTGCCCGTGCAGGGGCAACCACGCCAGCACGTGGTGCGCCTTCGCCTGGGATTCGGCGGTGAGGACTTCGGCTACGCGATCGGTCTGGGCTTGCCCGAATCCACCCCACAGGTGGTGCTGGCCGACGGCAGCCGACGCACGTCGCATTTCGGCCGGGATCCTCTGATCAAGCACGAGTGCATCTGGGCGGGGCCCGCCTGGCGTCCCGCCTCGACCTTGCTCGAACGGCGCGGTCCGATGGTGCGTGTTCGCCGCGGCCGCGAGTGGCACGTGGTGACCCAGCACATGAGCGGCTTCGACAGCGTGCTCACGCACCTCGCCGATCCTGACCAGGCGCCCGAAGTACTCACCCTGCGAGAGCGCATGCGTGCGTGGCGCTTTTACGATCACCTTCGCACCGACGCCGATGCCCCCGCGCGCCAGCCCCAGGTGGGCACGCGCACCACGGCGCTGGACGACGAGGGCCGCCACCTCGCCGCCGCCTTGGAGACGATTCGCGAGATCGGTGATGTCGCGGCCCTGGACGACGCCATCGACTACGCGTTCCCCGGAGCAGCGGTGGACGTGCAGGCGAGCGAGGCGGGTTGGCTGTCCGTGCGCCTCAACCAGCCGGGGCTGCTGCGCCCCCTCGACGCGAGCGAGCTGTCCGACGGCACGCTGCGCTACCTGCTACTGGTAGCGGCGCTGCTCACGCCACGACCGCCGCCCCTGATGGTGCTGAACGAGCCGGAAACGAGTCTGCACCCGGACCTATTGCCTGCCTTAGCCAGACTGATCACCACCGCATCGGCGCGCACTCAGGTGTGGGTGGTCTCCCACGCCTCGCGTCTGATCGCCGCGCTGGAAGCCGCGCCGCACTGCCAGACCTTGCAGCTCGAGCGCGAGCTGGGTGAGACGGCGGTGTGCGGTCAGTCGATGCTCGATCAGCCGACCTGGCGCTGGCCCGAAGGGCGCAAGTAG
- a CDS encoding transcriptional regulator: MAESSKRSATRRSPAEGEAGERKRAALDAVSSSIGKGPDSDHDRLIYERIRLGIVSALAVHDMLTFSELKQLFGLTDGNLAGHARKLEQAGYVSCRKVFEGRSPRSEYRLLAKGRRALERYLEHMESLIAATRHS; this comes from the coding sequence GTGGCTGAGTCGAGCAAGCGTAGCGCCACGCGGAGATCGCCCGCAGAGGGAGAGGCGGGCGAGCGCAAGCGTGCAGCGCTCGATGCGGTGAGCAGCAGCATCGGCAAGGGGCCGGACAGCGATCACGACCGGCTGATCTACGAGCGTATTCGCCTCGGTATCGTCAGCGCGCTGGCAGTGCACGATATGCTGACGTTCTCCGAGTTGAAGCAACTGTTTGGTCTCACGGACGGCAATCTCGCCGGCCATGCGCGCAAGCTGGAACAGGCGGGCTACGTCTCCTGTCGCAAGGTGTTCGAGGGGCGCAGTCCGCGCAGCGAATACCGTCTGCTGGCGAAGGGCCGGCGGGCCCTCGAGCGCTACCTCGAGCACATGGAGTCACTGATCGCCGCGACCCGGCATAGCTGA